Sequence from the Pseudobacteroides sp. genome:
TCTCCGATATAATTAACAGTTCCTCCTTTGGAATAATATCCGTTGGAAAAATTATTAGGATAGTCATCTCTTCTTTCTAAACTGTAACTTACATTGTAACCACTATTCATTTCATTTGCAGGCACATTTAGTGAAAATGCCGTGTCCCCTGTACCGTCAGGCAATGATACAGAACCTGATATCACTCTATTTGACGGGATGAGTGCTATATCATCTATAACAGTTGCCGATTTTACTTCCAGCCTTGAAGCTATGTTAATCTCAGTAGTTGCACCGTCATACCTGTAATAGCTCTTGCTTAAATATTCACCAAACAATGGAAGTATTGAGTAACTGATCAAATAATCTCTTCCTGTAGGCAGGTACAGCTTATATCCTGCAGTCTGGCTGTTTCGTGCCATAGGTACATATACAGAATACTCGTTGCTTTCATTTTCTGCTTTTACCAACACTCCAAAAGAGTCATATTCTACCTTCATATTGTTAGGAAGCTTAATTGTACCGCTAACTTCGATGCCGGATATAAGCTCAAGTACTATATTGTTTACATTTGCATTTAATGTGTTTACATCGTCAGCAAAAATCTCTTTGCCCTTTGTTGATTTGCTGCTGTAGAACCCTGATTCCATGTAACCGTCCAAGCTGGTAGAATATTTTACATGATACTTATCCATAGCCGGAGCTGAAAGCTCAAATTCAACATTGTTTTGACCAGGATATACTGTAAAACTGGTTTCCGGGGTATATCCAAGGCTGCTGTTAAGAGCCATAATCTTTACATTAAATCCGTTTCTAGGTATCGCTGCATTTACAGGGAGTTTAAATATACCGGTAATTTTTCTTTCCTTTTTCTTGACAACCAAATCAATGCCATTTATGTCACCGTTTGCAACATTTAATGCTCCAGCTTTGGTAAAATCAGCAGTAGTACCTCCAACTGTGTAAAATCCGCTCTGATATAATCCGTCGATCATTAGGCTGCTGCTGTTGTGCTCAAAGCCCACAACATAATCAGAGTTATTATTGTTTGCCAATAGTATAAAGGTTTTTGTTTCTGCACTGAAAACCTTTGCAGAACTGCTCATGCCGTTTGTTCTTGTCTGAACATTTATTCTTCCAGCAGTTGTGGTTGATTCAGGAACAGATAGTTCAAATTCTGCATATTTCTGTCCTCTTGGTATTGTTATGGTTTTAACAACCCTATACCCTGTATACTTAACTTTTTCAGCATAAACATTTACCTTTATATCCTCTGTCCCTGCATTCACTTCCTCTGGAAGTTTTAGCTTACCGGAAATTGTCCTGCTCTTAATCATTCCAAGATTAACATCGACAAAACTTCCATTGGTGAGATCCAATGTTGAAGCAAGTTTTTCATCCGGAACAGTTACTGCAGAATTATAGTACCCTTTTTCAAAAACACCTGTATATGAGTCTGTTTCATAATATACTTTGTATTGACTGTTGCTGACATCAGGTGTAACCTTTATTGAATACTCTGCCATCGATGACCCTTTTACTATCTTAGCATCAGCTGTATCAACAAAACCGGTCTTTACATTTACCGCTTTAACCTTTACATCCAAATCACCTGATGATAATATAGTGCCTACAGGCAGTGATAATGTACCTTTGATCTCTTTTTTGCATATCAATGTTATGTCTATATCCTCTGCTACCTGCGAAGAAACATCAATTTCTTTCGCAAGCTCAGCCAGCATTACCATCCCTTGTGAATTATAGTATCCAAACGAGTAATAATCCGGCAGTTCAACATTGTACTTAACCTTATATCCTTTTACAGGCATTACGCTTAAAGTATAATCTATCGATCTTTTACCTGCAGGTATATAGAATTCTTTTAAGTACAATCTGCCGCTTATATCTGTAGCTGTTATAAATACTTTCACTCCATCAGGTCCTGCAATTCCTTCCTGGAGCTTTATCTTGCCACTTATAGTCCTGTTCTGAAGCATTTTAAAGTTTATACCATCTGCTCCTGAAAGCGACAGGTCAAAAACCTTAGCATCCTTTATATCCCTCACTGCCTCTTCCTTATTTGGTAAGCTTGAATAGTAACCTACAGGTGCAATTTCAGGATTTGATACAACTTCATATCTAACAGTATAATTATTTCCTGCAGGTACATTAAGAAGGTACTCGACTGAACGGTTACCTTTTGCTATACTGACAACCGTAGAATAAGTCCCTCTGCCGTCAGATGCAATAACAGATATACCGCTTGCATGATCTGCACTATCAGGCAGAGTTATGGTTCCTGATATAACACGCTTTATCAAAAGTGTTATATCCTTATTGGTCAATTCACTGTCCGATACTCTCAAGGATTCTGCATTATCTATAATGGTTGTTGTCCCTTCAGAACTGTAGAATCCTTTTTCAATAAAGATACTTTCCCCACCCAATTCGTATCTGAGCTTGTATCCTGAACCTTGCTCTACATATAAAACAAATGGGCAAGTCCTTGTATCTTGTGATAAAACCACATTTGTAGTATAGATTTCCAGACCTCTTTCAGCTATTATATTTAACCGCAATCCTTCCGCAGGAATTACAGCTCCTTCAGGAACAATTATATTACCTTTAATAGTTCTTCTTACTACTAAAGTCATATCTTTGTTTGCTGCATCATTTGTGTTTATATCTACACTTTCCGCTTCTGAAAGAATGGCAGTGGTTCCCTTGCTGCTGTAATAGCCATAAAGGGTATACTTATATTCTCCCCAGTTTTCATATTTCACTATATACCCATAACCCCTGTCGTTTGGAGGAAGCTCCAGGCTATAATCTGCTGAGCTCTCACCTGCCGGTATTACTACATTTGCAGATATGCTATCAATTCCATTTGAACCTGTTATTTTGATTTTAATATCTTTGCCTTCAGCCTCAACCCCGTTAGGCAAAGATACTTTACCGTTTATCTTCCTTGGTCTGACTAGTTCTAAATCAATGCCCGGCTCATCTTTATCATTTGCATTGACATCATAAGCCAGCTTGCTGTTTCTTACCATTCCGTTCTTACTGTAATACTCCGATACAACAAACCCATAAATAGAAGAAACTTCATATCCTACCTTACAGCCTTTTCCTTCAATACTTGGTGCAGCTTTAATTATGTATGATACTGAATTACTGCCTGCAGGTATTCTAACCAGTGTGTTGCCCGCATTTTCGGCAGTTATTTTTACTACAATTTCCTCACTTGCTGTTTCAGAAAGTGGTAATGATATTTTACCGCTTATAACCTTTTTCTTTATGAGAGTAAGATGTTTGTTATTATATTCATCCACAATGGTACTAAAGTCCATCTTGTCAGCATCAAGAGGCTTATATACCATGGAACCTTCCCTATAATAACCATTCATTACATAGTCGTTTATTATTGGCAGCTCATAATAAAGCTGATACTCTCTTCCTGAAGGAATGTTGAGAGAATAATCTGCTTTATCGGAACCAGCAGGTATAAACACAACTGTCCTGCCTGAGTCAAAAGCATTCCTAGCAATAATTGTAATTTTTAAGCCCCCCTCAGGTGCTGTTTCTCCAATCGGAAGGCTAATTTTTCCCGATACAATCTTTTTCTTTTCAATTTCCAGATCAACACCAGAAGTTTTATCACTTATATCGAGTTTGTCTTCCAGATTTTCATACCTTACAGTACCCAAATTGCTGTAAAAGCCTGTTGAAAGGTAGCTGTCATTTTCCCAGTTTTCATAACGTAATGAATAATCGTCACCCTTATCATTCGAAGGTAAGAATAAAATATAATCCCCCTCCGTACTTCCACCAGGTATTATTACAGTGGTAGACGCACTATCTGCTTTATTTCTGGCTAAAACATCAACTTTTAAACCTTGTGCCGGAGCTGCACCGCTTTTTAGCCTGACTTTACCACTTACAGAAACAAGGTGTCTTAGGTCGAAATCGGCTCTATTAAAATCACCGGAGTTTACATCTATTGCTTTAGCGTTAATGATATTTCTTACAAAACCACTTTCATTGAAATATCCAGATCTGACATAGCCGTAATCAAAAGAGGTTTCAAATCTCAGCTTGTATATATCCCTTTGATTTGGCAGCACTTTCATAGAATATGAGGCTGAATTCTCACCCTTATTGATCTTAACTGTCTTCTTAAACTCATATCTTCCCATTGAAGCAATTAAATCGATATACATATCTCTTGATGCTGCTTCATCTTTGGGCAGCTTTATAGTACCGCTTATAACTCTTTTTACTATGATATTTATATCTTTGGTCTTGTTTTCATAAACATCAAAAGGTATTGCGTCAGATTCATCAAGTACAGTACTCTGACCATAATAAGCCTTCTCTGCATAATTATCATTTACCGGCATGGAGTAGAATAATTTATAGCCATTGCCATCAGGAACATATAAAGTAAATTTAGTTTCGTTACTTCCTTCAGGTATAGTTAAATTTAGTGTCCTTGTATTCTTACTGTTTTTTGCCGTAAGTGTAAACTGAACACCACCAAAAGGAGCTGCTCCTGATGAAAGAATAACCCTACCACTTATGGAGTAATAGTTTAACAATCTGAAGTTGGTATTATCCGCATTTATGCTTGTTAAATCAAGCCTATATGCATCACCTTCTGCCTTTACAGCATCAAGACCTCCCTTCTTATAATATCCCTTTGGAAAATAATCACCAGTTGCAGGTACTTCATACCATACAACATACCCTGATGCAGGAGGTATTTTTATGGAGTAATCCGCATGACTATTTCCCTCTGCTATTTTAACGGTTACTGAATTTGTGTAAGTCCTGTTTGAAGCAAATAACTTTACATCCATACCACCTGCCGGTGCAGTTCCTGCAATGCTTATAACACCCTTTACTTCCCTGTTGCTTATAAGGGAAAGGTTGGCCGTATAATCCGCTTTACTTAAGTCAATACCATATGCCTTATTTGAGTCCAGTATTGTTCCTGTAGTACTAAAGTAGCCTTTACCTACGAGGTCAGCATTATTTACTTCATAGTACAGCTTGTAGTTTGCAACAGGAGGCAGGTAGATCTCATATGATGCTGATGAAGAACTTGCTGTCAGGTTTTTCATCACTGCATTTAAGTATGTATCGTTTCCTACGGTAGTACCTGCTGCCAGCTTAACCGATACTGTTCCCGAAGGAGAGTATCCTACTGGAAGTGAAATAGTACCTGATATCTTTCTATTTAATATGGGAACTAACTTGATAGCTGTTTTATCACCATTCAGTGTACTTAATAGGTTTGCTGAGGACTCCAAAACAACTGTACCTGTTGTACTGTAATACCCTTTAGGTGCATACTTGTTGATGCCTTCAATTGTATAATATACCTTATAGCCTGGAGCAGGAGGAACACCAAGGAAATATGGTACCTTTGTCTCTCCTGGAGCTATAAATACCTTAGCAGCAGCAGAATATGTATTGTTAGAAGCATAGACAGTAACATTTATACCGTTTACCGGTGCTTTTTCAAGCAATTCAACGGTTCCTGATATTTCACTATTTCCTATCAGTATAAGATCAATCACTTGATCCCCTGTTCCCACTTTCACATAGGAAGCATCATTTACATTCAGTACAGGCCTGTCATAGTTAAAGTATGCATTTAGTGCATAGCCTGTATTTGCTGTTTTAACGGTATATTTTATCTTATAACCTGAATTAGATAAAATAGGATCAACATAAAGTGCGAAGGGTACATACGAGGAATTTTCCGGTATTGTAAAATTCTTTACAATGCTGGTTCCTTCCACAGATACATCTACGCTTATGCCACCATTAGGTGCCGGTAATGATACCGGAGTCTTTATATTTCCGCTTATTTTTATCCTTTTTAGGATCATCACATCAACATGTAAATTACTTTCAGAACTCACATCAACCAAATCAGCATTGCTTTCAAAAGGAACAGTATTTTTGAACCCACCGTTTAATGCATAGTATCCTTTCTTGATAAACTCTTCATTTGATGTAGTAAGCTCATAATATACAAGATACCCTGATTGAGGTTTATTGGGCGGAACTTTGATAGAGTATGTTGCATCTCTATTACCTTTAGGTATGCTAACAGTCACACTGGTTTTTCCAGCATAAATCTTCACAGTAACAGGGCCTGATGGAGCAACATCGTCAGGTAAAGATATCTTACCGCTAATTGTTTTCTTCTCTATGATTTCCATATTAATGTCGGATATATCGTCTTCCATTCTGGGCAGATAGCTTGCGTCCGAATCACTGTCTACAGTTCCACTCACATTGTAATAGCCTGGCAGGTAATCGGTATTGGAGATGTCGTATTTTACCTTGTAAAAATAACCTGGAGGTACAAATATCTTATAATTGACTCCCTCACTACCCTCTAAAATAGTAAATGCTTTTGCTATTGTTTCACTGCCGTTGTAAGCACTTATATCGACCCTGATACCGCCTGTAGGAACCACAGTCCCCTTAGGTAGATTTACAGTTCCGCTTATAAAGTACTTAGGTATTATGTTTATGTTAACTCCTGTTTTATTTTCAGCTGTCAGGTTTAAAAATTCACTATCCCCAATATATCTGACAGAACCTCCAGCCTTGTAATAAGCAGGATACAGAAATTTTTCATTATTTACATAACTTGCATTATTTTTATTTTCATCAAGTTTATACCCAATTTTATAATTAGCACCTTCCGGGACATAAACCGTATACGGAACTGAGCTTATTCCTTCCGGAATTATTATTTTCGTATTTCCACTATCCTTATTATCATTGTCAGCAAATACTATAACATCCAATCCTCCATAAGGTGCAGTACCTTTAGTAAGAGATATTGTACCGCTTATTTCCTTTTTCCTTATGAGCGTAAGATTCACTCCAACACTGCTTCCGCTTGTCAAATCAATCTTTTCAGCTTTTTCAGCGTTCCTTATTGTCTCTTTGGAAGTATAGTATCCTTTATCAATATATTTTACATCACTTATAATATAGTTTACTACATAGTCTATTCCATCTATGACATAGATGGTATATGGCACGGAGCTGCTTCCCTCAGGAATCACTACCTTTACAGTGCTTGTCAGTGTTTTTGTAGTATCTGTGATTTTCTTGTAGGACACACTGACTTCAACAGGCAAACCTCTTAAAGGTGCAAATTCATTCTTTAAAAATACAGTACCGCTTATAATACGCTTTGGTATTATGGTCATATCAATATATGATACATCACCTGATACTTTTACCAAAAACGCAGCCGCCTTGTCGCTTGTTGTTGCCTGATTGTTATAGTACCCTGGCGTAACATACATATTATTGCTTGATATTTCATACCTTACCTCATAGCTTCCTATAGCAGGCACATAAACAGTGTATGGAACTTGCTTTGTATTATTAGGTATCAGTACTTCAGTATCGCCGCTGTTACTTCCGCTTACGGCATATATTCTTAACATCAAATCAGCTTTGGGATCAGATGAAGCAGGTATCGATACAACCCCGCTAATTGCAATTTTAGATAAAAGTGTCATGTTAATATCCGACACACTTTTTGAAGCATCAACTAAAGATGCATTATTGATATCTAAAGTCGTTGCTTCCTTATTGTAAAATCCCTCAGACATATAGCTTTTGTCTTCAGTTATCTGATAGCTTACTTTATAGTTGCTGGCAGGACTGACATATATTGAATAAGCTGCTGACTTTGAATTCTGGGGCATTGTTACATTTACATAGGTAGTAGTAGTGCCGAGAGTTGCTATAACCTTTACCTTTAATCCATTCGCGGGAGCAACCCTGTTTCCGGGTAGTGTAAGAGTACCTTCTATTTTGGAGTTGCCGATAAGGGTAAGGTTGACCCCTGATCTGTTTTCATTCCCCAGGTTAATTTTAGTAGCTGATGCCTGATCCTTGACAGTGCCAGCGTCACTGTAATACCCGTTTTTTGCATAGGCACTGTTGTTAATCTCATACCTGACTGTATATCCAGTACCTGCCGGAATGTAAATAATATAGGGAGCAGAATTGGTTCCCTCTTTTATAAGCACATCCTGATACCTTGTATAAGTACTATTTGAAACATAAACTCTGACAGGAGTTTCTTTTGAAGCAAAGTTTTCCGCCGGCAGCTTTACAGCCCCACTAATGCTGCTCTTTGGTATCAGTGATAAATTTAAGTCATCCCTGTCTTTAGTGCTGACATCGATTAAATCTCCATTACTAGGATCAGACACCATACCTGAACTGCTGTAATAACCGGTTTCATTAAATAATGTTGTTGTGCTGCCTATCTTGTAATATACAATGTACCCTGAATCCGGTGCATTCGGAGGAACTCTTAATGTATATTCAACAGGATTGCCATCGGTACGCAGCGTAACTGGAGTGGAATAGCTGCCTGCAAAAATATTCAAACTAATATTCGAGGCAATTGATACTCCTTCGGGCAAAGATATTGTACCTTTTATTATTCTTTTTTTAATCAACGTAAGATTAATCTGATTGTAGGTGTTAGTATTTCCACCAATTATTTGAAGTTCTCTGGCATAGCTTCTATTTACTGCCATTTCTCCGTTTCCAAGATAGCCGTCTTTCGCGAAGACATTGTTTTCACTATTTAAGGTATATCTTATATAATAGCTATTTCCGTTTGGAACATAGATATTATATGGTACGGAAGGACTATTTGCAGGTATGACAACATCCGTATAAATAAAATCATTCGGATTTTCTTTGTTCTCAGCATATATTCTCGCTGCTGTATTGGCTATCAGCCTATCTCCTTCAGGCACTCTTAGTTCGCCGCTAACCAGCTTTATTTCTGAAAGCATAAGATCAACATTGTCTCTGCTAATCTGCGAAACATCTATCTTTCCTGCATCATCTTTATTTCTCACCATATAGCCTGAATTATAATACATTTTTGATATGGAATTTGCTGAGCCTGAAACATTTTCATACCATAATATATAGTCAGATCCTGGTGGAACTGTAAGTCTGTACTCAGCATAGTTACTTCCATTTGGAATAGTTACTTGCTGAGAATCTTCTCCCCGTGCACCTTGCACCTTCACGACTGCACTTACATTTCCAACAGCTATTATATCCTTTTCAAATTTAATTTTACCAGATATTACTTTTTTAAGTATAAAAGTAAAGTTTTTACCTGCAGCATCTCCGATTGTTACATCTATTGGCGAAGCTGCTTTTTCATCCATAACTGTTCCTGTATCACTGTAGTATCCCTCTTCAACAAATGTATCATTTGGTCCCAACCTATAGAAAAACTCACGAACACCCGGATTCATATAGAAGGTGTACTCTGTACTGAATGTGCCTTTCTTAAACACTACTGAGTATACCCTTTCATCTTCATCAGTGTAATAAAATGTAGTATCATAGGGCATTCCGTTTTTGAATCTCTCATCATTGATATCCTTAGGAAATGACAGGGTACCGGAAATTTTCCTTTTCTCAAGCAGCACAAAATCTATGTTGGACTGGTTACCTGCGGTTGTATTAATCTTCTCTGCAAATTTACTTTCATAAACTGTTCTAGCAGCACTATAGTAGGTTGTCTTTATATATGTTATGGCTCCTTTTGTGATTTCACACTTCACCACATAATCAGTACCGGGTGAAACAAGCAGAGAATAATTAACACTGCTTTCATTCTGGAGCATCTTTACCTCTGTAGTACCTGTCTCAGATCCGCTGGTAGCAGTAACTTTAAATACAACCTCCTCATCATTGGAAACACCCTTTGGGAGTTGTATTTTTCCGCTTATAGCCTTTTTGGAAATCATCGATAAGTTTATTGTTTTACTTTCACCATTTACCAAGTCAAATGTTGATGCAGAACCATCTGTGGACACCATTCCGGCAATATTATAGTAGCCTTTCGGTGCATAATTGGTATTCTTTGTGTCGTAATAAAGCTTGTATCCCATTCCCTCCGGAACATATAAAGTAAAATATTCAAAGTCCGATCCCTGCTTTATCTTTACATTAGTAAGGCCGTTATTTGCTGAGTTATAAGCCCTAATGGTAACATCAACACCTTCTGCCGATGCCTTTAACCCATCAGGAAGCTTTATTATACCTTTTATGGAACTTTTAGCTATCAACTTAAAATTAACATCAGTCCTGTCACCTTCCATGACATTGATGGGTTCTGCTTTTGCAATATCAGATACAGTTCCGTTTTTATTGTAATACCCTTTTTGTACGAATTGCTCAAAATTGCTTAGCTGATACTCAACTTTGTAGCCAGTACCTTCCGGAACATACAACTTATACTCCTGAACTGGGTTATCCCTAGATAAGACAACAGTTGTATTTGCGGAATCCGTCCCAAATGACGCTTTTACAATGACATTGAGATTTGTATCTGGAAGTACGGCACCCTCAGGTATGGCCAAGGTTCCGCTTATAATCTTTTTCTTTACTATTTGAAGGTTTAAATCAGTTTTATCTTTACCGCTTACGTCAACAGTGGCAGCAAGCTTTTTGTCCCCTACAATCCCCGATGTACCCAAATAACCTGGCGAAAGAATAGCGTTATTATTTATTGCCTCATATCTCACAATGTATCCAGATCCAATAGTATTGGGCGGAACCATAATAGAATATTCAGCTTCACTTTCATTCATAGTGATTACATCAGAAGACTTGCTGTCTAAACTGCTTTCCGCCCAAACCTTGAAATTTAGCGGATATGAGTTGCCTGGAAGAATAAGCTTTCCGCTGATTTTCCGCATGGGAATAAGTGTAAGGTTTAGATTTTTGTCCCCTTCAGACAAATCAAACAAATCAGCTGATGATTTGCTTCTTACCATAGAATTTGCACCTAAATACATCTGGTTCACATAGTTGACATGTGCAGTCTGATAGGATAATGCATACCCTGCCTGAGCCTTTACATTAAGGCTATAGCTTGCTTTAGTCTCCCCAGCCGCAATGCTGACTGCAGTGCTGTGGGATGATGTGTTGTTTGAAGCGAAGATGCTGATACTTACCCCACCTGCAGGTGCAGTATATCCATCAGGCAAACTAATTTCACCAAAAATAACAGGATTGGTAATGCTTTCTGGAGCAAAATTAACCTGCTGTGTGTCTGCAGTATCTTGGTAAACACCATCCGTTACACAAGTTTTAAGTGCCTCCCCAGGATTAATGCTTGCTGTCGATACAGTCATCGGTGTAAGCTGTCCGAATATCAAAACAAAACACAATAAAACCGATATCACTGATTTAAACTGCCGTTTCATTCAATTCCCCCCTAAGAATAATTAAATATTACTTATAGTTTTTATTTGTAAATCCAAAGCAAAATCTATTTTTACAATATTTATATCTTGATAAAATAATTATTCAAGCTTGCAAAAATTAATGATTTGGCATTTGAATAGAAAAAAAGATTACAACAACGATGCATATAGAAAAAGCCAATAAAAGGGAAGAAATAGTCCCCCAATATTGGCCGGTTGCACCACTTACTATGGAATGACAAAATAAATTAGAATTCTCAAATCAATCCCCCAAATACACTCATGGTGCCCACATAACGAGTGTATTTTATAAGTATCCAATATAAAACTAAACTCATTAAAATAAGATTACAGATCTCTAATATTAATTTTACACATCATATATACATTTATATAATTTAACTCAGCTAATTATCCATATTTATTGAGCTCGTGTAAATCTGTACTATTTCTATCTTACATATATTCGCTACAAAATTTGCAAATCTTTATGCATATTTTATATAACACATAGAAATATTATACAATATTATTAAACGTGTTGTCCATAGAATGGAATCTATTTTTAAAATTTACTTCCTATTTCACGTTCAACGTTGGAATTGGTCTTTTGCGATAATCGTCAATTATCCTTTTTATCCTTTCATCCTTTACAATTCCGTCAGCAGGATAAAGATTGGTGCTAAAACTATCCAAAACCCAATTGTTGTCTTTTTGCTTGAACTCCAAATCAACTCTGCCTAGATAATGCAACTCCTCGCCGCCAGCCTGCATAATGGGAATACCATTGGAGACAACCGGCTTTAAAGTCCTTATATGGTCATGCCCACCTATTATGGCCGACACATCCTTCACCTTCTTATCATTACTCATTCCTGCATGGGATAGAACAATCTGAATGTCGGATACACGCTTCACCTCAGGCAGAAGCTGCTTAACTGCCTTCTGCGGAGATATGAAGTCTTTGTTAACCGTCATATCAAGCTTTTCCTCTTTTGGAGCGGTTGATGTGACGCCGATAATACCTACTTTTACCTCATTCACATCTATAACAGTATATGGCTTTGTTCCATCAATATACTTATTTGTGTCTTTTAACTTTACGTTTCCGCATAGTATTGGAAATTGTGCCCATTTAATGAGGCTTGAAATCTGTTTGTCGCTATCCTCCAGGGTGCCGCTGTTTTTCTTGGATTTCTTGCTTCCTGGAACTTTGAATTCATTATTTCCAAGAACCATTGCATCATAGCCCATTTCATTGTATATATCCATTTCAATCTTCCCTTGGTAGTTCTCGTATTTTCCACGCTTGAAAACATCTCCTGCATCCAACAGCAGAACATTTTTCCGCTCACTGCGTACCTGCTTT
This genomic interval carries:
- a CDS encoding metallophosphatase; the protein is MLKRFKLFNCGFILVLFVLSLALTSCNSGTSEKTLRTPTIGKATIDTATEPTGHSASKPAVIPSTYSLTILSTNDIHGHIETLPEYATIVKQVRSERKNVLLLDAGDVFKRGKYENYQGKIEMDIYNEMGYDAMVLGNNEFKVPGSKKSKKNSGTLEDSDKQISSLIKWAQFPILCGNVKLKDTNKYIDGTKPYTVIDVNEVKVGIIGVTSTAPKEEKLDMTVNKDFISPQKAVKQLLPEVKRVSDIQIVLSHAGMSNDKKVKDVSAIIGGHDHIRTLKPVVSNGIPIMQAGGEELHYLGRVDLEFKQKDNNWVLDSFSTNLYPADGIVKDERIKRIIDDYRKRPIPTLNVK